One stretch of Cryptosporangium aurantiacum DNA includes these proteins:
- a CDS encoding TetR/AcrR family transcriptional regulator yields MASPDPSERARIMDAASRLLSAGRGLGVTDVLDGAGLSTRAFYRHFESKDALLLALFRRDSERVNAQLEAAIDAADTPRAALVAWIEGTLGLIADPRRRQRILAFGSEDVTRARGLAAERRRLQETRVAALIRIIAAGQADGSFGQAVLPGDARAIQAACSQAFDDQINQVAAVPAAEAAAEIADFALRALGALERTDRV; encoded by the coding sequence GTGGCATCCCCGGATCCTTCCGAGCGCGCGCGGATCATGGATGCGGCGTCTCGGCTTCTCTCCGCAGGCCGTGGCCTGGGTGTCACGGACGTGCTCGACGGCGCCGGACTGTCCACGCGGGCGTTCTACCGCCACTTCGAATCCAAGGACGCCCTTCTGCTGGCCCTGTTCCGCCGCGACAGCGAGCGGGTGAACGCCCAGCTGGAGGCCGCGATCGACGCCGCCGACACGCCGCGGGCGGCGCTGGTGGCGTGGATCGAGGGCACGCTCGGACTCATCGCCGACCCTCGGCGCCGGCAGCGCATCCTGGCGTTCGGTTCGGAGGACGTCACCCGGGCGCGCGGGCTTGCCGCCGAGCGTCGGCGTCTGCAGGAGACCAGGGTGGCGGCGCTGATTCGGATCATCGCCGCCGGACAGGCTGATGGCTCCTTCGGCCAGGCAGTGCTGCCCGGCGACGCACGGGCGATCCAAGCAGCGTGTAGCCAGGCGTTCGACGACCAGATCAACCAGGTGGCCGCGGTGCCCGCAGCAGAAGCCGCCGCCGAAATCGCCGATTTCGCGCTTCGGGCCCTCGGCGCGCTGGAGCGCACCGACCGCGTGTGA
- a CDS encoding thiolase C-terminal domain-containing protein: MTTAPDVAIVGVGATDYYRRGQSWPRTVTELAGDAILAACEEAGLSVTDIDGFAYYSGASAGYTDQMDTAEFMETLGIPEVTFSAAITSGGGGAAGSIGLARAAILAGDANVVVTVMAVQQARSRLGSVGAVSPATPLSSFLKPAGLSGPGHLMSVLTRRHMHDYGTRREAFAEIAVSQRQNALNRPKAIMRDKPISTEDYFNARMIADPLCLLDFCLETDGAIAVITTSLARAKDLRQKPVPVLASTHGGAIEWGRAFGWMGMPAETFASSGHASVAKHLYRRAGVGPEDIDVALLYDHFSPMVLMQLEDYGFCKKGEGGPFVESGAIRYRGGSIPVNTHGGQLSEAYIIGMTHIKEAVEQMRGTAINQVDGAELALSTGGPAHLPVSGLILGKAL; this comes from the coding sequence GTGACAACTGCCCCGGACGTTGCCATCGTCGGTGTCGGCGCCACGGACTACTACCGGCGCGGCCAGTCGTGGCCGCGGACCGTCACCGAGCTGGCCGGTGACGCGATCCTCGCCGCCTGTGAGGAGGCCGGACTCTCGGTCACCGACATCGACGGGTTCGCTTATTACTCCGGGGCCAGCGCCGGCTACACCGACCAGATGGACACCGCGGAGTTCATGGAGACCCTCGGCATCCCCGAGGTGACCTTCAGCGCGGCGATCACCTCGGGCGGCGGCGGGGCCGCGGGCTCCATCGGGCTGGCCCGTGCCGCGATCCTGGCCGGCGACGCCAACGTCGTCGTGACCGTCATGGCCGTACAGCAGGCCCGCTCGCGGCTGGGCAGCGTCGGGGCGGTGTCCCCCGCCACCCCGCTCAGCTCGTTCCTGAAGCCCGCGGGCCTCTCCGGGCCGGGCCATCTGATGTCGGTACTCACTCGCCGGCACATGCACGACTACGGCACCCGCCGGGAGGCCTTCGCGGAGATCGCGGTCTCCCAGCGGCAGAACGCGCTGAACCGCCCGAAAGCGATCATGCGCGACAAGCCGATCTCCACCGAGGATTACTTCAACGCCCGCATGATCGCGGACCCGCTGTGCCTGCTGGACTTCTGCCTGGAGACCGATGGCGCGATCGCGGTGATCACCACCAGCCTGGCCCGGGCGAAGGACCTCCGGCAGAAGCCAGTGCCGGTGCTCGCGTCCACGCACGGCGGTGCTATCGAGTGGGGTCGGGCCTTCGGCTGGATGGGGATGCCGGCCGAGACGTTCGCCTCCTCCGGACACGCCTCCGTCGCCAAGCACCTGTACCGCCGCGCCGGCGTCGGACCCGAGGACATCGACGTCGCGCTGCTCTACGACCACTTCAGCCCGATGGTGCTCATGCAGCTGGAGGACTACGGATTCTGCAAGAAGGGCGAGGGCGGCCCGTTCGTGGAGAGTGGCGCGATCCGGTACCGGGGCGGTTCGATCCCGGTCAACACCCACGGCGGCCAGCTCTCCGAGGCCTACATCATCGGCATGACCCACATCAAGGAGGCGGTCGAGCAGATGCGCGGCACCGCGATCAACCAGGTGGACGGCGCGGAGCTCGCGCTGAGCACCGGCGGCCCCGCCCACCTGCCGGTGAGCGGACTGATCCTCGGCAAGGCCCTCTGA
- a CDS encoding Zn-ribbon domain-containing OB-fold protein has product MAGLAQALPAEHVRIATNPDTEPFWEAAKENRLVACACGSCGAFRMPPTPFCPSCRSKAKNWVELSGRATVFSYSIVHGYPGIKDIVIAAAVLDLEGAPGARLVSDIIDVDPDDVHIGLGVEVVFSPVADGWKLPLFKPVA; this is encoded by the coding sequence ATGGCCGGGCTCGCTCAGGCACTGCCGGCCGAGCACGTGCGGATCGCCACCAACCCGGACACCGAACCGTTCTGGGAGGCAGCCAAGGAGAACCGGCTCGTCGCGTGCGCGTGCGGCAGCTGCGGCGCGTTCCGGATGCCGCCCACCCCGTTCTGCCCGAGCTGCCGGTCGAAGGCGAAGAACTGGGTCGAACTCTCCGGCCGCGCAACGGTCTTCTCGTACTCGATCGTGCACGGATATCCAGGGATCAAGGACATCGTGATCGCCGCCGCCGTACTCGACCTGGAGGGCGCGCCCGGCGCCCGCCTGGTCAGCGACATCATCGACGTCGACCCGGACGACGTCCACATCGGCCTTGGGGTGGAGGTCGTGTTCTCCCCCGTCGCCGACGGCTGGAAGCTCCCCCTGTTCAAGCCCGTCGCCTGA
- a CDS encoding SDR family NAD(P)-dependent oxidoreductase, which translates to MDLTSASAVVTGGAGGFGAATTRRLVAAGARVVIADLAEDRAETLVKELGDAVRFVKTDVTSEESVAAAIVAAAELGPLRVAVVVHGGPAAGARVVNRQGKPYPLDTFRRTVEIFLTGTFNVLSQAAAQMSTNEPLDSGQRGVVITTASIAGLEGAVGQTDYSAAKGGVIGMNLTAARDLAPLGIRVMCIAPGTFLTNAYSDPVAAEQQFGPMVPNPKRMGRPDEYARLALEIAENDFLNGEVIRLDGALRFNVR; encoded by the coding sequence ATGGATCTGACGAGCGCCTCGGCCGTCGTGACCGGGGGAGCAGGCGGATTCGGTGCGGCGACTACCCGCCGGTTGGTGGCGGCCGGAGCACGGGTGGTCATCGCGGACCTGGCCGAGGACCGCGCCGAGACGTTGGTCAAGGAACTGGGCGACGCCGTGCGCTTCGTGAAGACGGACGTCACCAGCGAGGAGTCGGTGGCCGCGGCGATCGTCGCGGCGGCGGAGCTGGGGCCGCTGCGGGTGGCCGTGGTCGTCCACGGTGGGCCGGCAGCGGGTGCGCGGGTGGTCAACCGGCAGGGCAAGCCCTACCCCCTCGACACCTTCCGGCGGACCGTCGAGATCTTCCTCACCGGTACGTTCAACGTGCTGAGCCAGGCGGCCGCGCAGATGTCCACCAACGAGCCGCTGGACAGCGGTCAGCGGGGCGTGGTCATCACGACGGCGAGCATCGCCGGCCTGGAAGGGGCCGTGGGCCAGACCGATTATTCGGCCGCGAAGGGTGGCGTCATCGGGATGAACCTCACCGCGGCCCGCGACCTCGCGCCGTTGGGCATCCGGGTCATGTGCATCGCGCCGGGCACGTTCCTCACCAACGCCTACTCCGACCCCGTGGCGGCGGAGCAGCAGTTCGGCCCGATGGTGCCCAACCCCAAGCGGATGGGACGGCCTGACGAGTACGCCCGGCTGGCGCTGGAGATCGCCGAGAACGACTTCTTGAACGGCGAGGTCATCCGTCTCGACGGTGCCCTGCGTTTCAACGTGCGCTGA
- a CDS encoding thiolase family protein, translating into MPEAFIVSAVRTPIGTARKGTLADTSALDLAQLVVEEAARRSGLSADRFDDLILAESGWGGGDIARHAAVAAGMTQVPGQAVNRHCAGSLTSVGNAAATIRAGMDAAVIAGGVHSSSTAPVLRRRVPGTVDQFEDHWSSPSHPDRPDAPNRDMSICVGWNTAVEAGLTREQQDAWALRSHQRAIAALDSGVFADEIVPVKAPQKDGSLIDFVADEHPRRTTTPEKLAALPVLHPEIDGFSITAGNASGVNDAAAALALVSDELAYREGLTPLATVRAWAAHGVDPARTGMAAVEIIPKLLARAGLAQEDVTLWEINEAFASVPVAACKLLGLDEDKVNPFGSGCSLGHPIAASGARMLTTLTHALRRRGGGIGVATMCAGGGQAGGVLIEV; encoded by the coding sequence GTGCCCGAGGCTTTCATCGTCAGCGCCGTCCGCACGCCCATCGGCACCGCCCGTAAGGGGACCCTCGCCGACACCAGCGCGCTGGACCTGGCGCAGCTCGTCGTCGAAGAGGCCGCTCGCCGCTCCGGCCTGAGTGCGGACCGGTTCGACGACCTGATCCTCGCCGAGTCGGGCTGGGGCGGGGGTGACATCGCCCGCCACGCGGCGGTGGCCGCCGGTATGACGCAGGTTCCGGGCCAGGCGGTCAACCGCCACTGCGCCGGAAGCCTCACCTCGGTGGGTAACGCCGCGGCGACGATCCGGGCGGGCATGGACGCCGCGGTGATCGCCGGTGGAGTCCACTCGTCGTCGACCGCGCCGGTGCTCCGCCGGCGCGTCCCGGGCACCGTCGATCAGTTCGAGGACCATTGGTCGAGCCCCAGCCACCCGGACCGCCCGGACGCACCCAACCGCGACATGTCCATCTGCGTGGGCTGGAACACCGCCGTCGAAGCCGGTCTGACCCGCGAGCAGCAGGATGCGTGGGCCCTCCGGTCCCACCAGCGGGCGATCGCCGCACTCGACTCCGGCGTCTTCGCCGACGAGATCGTCCCGGTGAAGGCCCCGCAGAAGGACGGTTCGCTGATCGACTTCGTCGCTGACGAACATCCGCGCCGGACCACCACACCGGAGAAACTGGCCGCGCTCCCTGTACTGCATCCGGAGATCGACGGCTTCTCGATCACCGCGGGCAACGCCAGCGGGGTCAACGATGCCGCCGCGGCGCTCGCACTGGTCAGCGACGAGCTCGCCTATCGCGAGGGGCTGACACCGCTGGCGACGGTCCGCGCCTGGGCGGCGCACGGCGTCGACCCCGCGCGCACGGGGATGGCCGCTGTCGAGATCATTCCGAAGCTCCTGGCCCGCGCCGGTCTGGCGCAGGAGGACGTGACGCTCTGGGAGATCAACGAGGCGTTCGCCTCGGTCCCGGTCGCCGCGTGCAAGCTGCTCGGGCTCGACGAGGACAAGGTCAACCCGTTCGGCAGCGGCTGCAGCCTCGGCCACCCGATCGCGGCGTCCGGCGCGCGGATGCTCACGACGCTGACGCACGCGCTGCGCCGGCGCGGTGGCGGCATCGGCGTCGCCACGATGTGCGCGGGCGGAGGTCAGGCCGGCGGCGTGCTCATCGAGGTCTGA
- a CDS encoding SDR family NAD(P)-dependent oxidoreductase, protein MLAIDLSGQVALVTGGGAGIGRGIAVSLAEAGADIVLAEIDPARAEQTADLVRKTGREVLAVTTDVMDTDQIRDAVAAAAEQFGRLDILVNNAGGVSGRRFTVQSERSWRRHIDINLMSVLAATSAAVPLMIRGGRGGSIVNVSSIEATRAAPMFAVYAACKAAVNSFTRTMAVELAEHHIRVNAIDPDMTITPGNHGQLTGPVDESTFLVRESADQDALERYIPLGREGTTDECGAAVAFLCSPLASYLTGAIVPVDGGTWASSGWVRNAERGGWALGAFPVTREEG, encoded by the coding sequence ATGCTCGCCATCGATCTGAGCGGCCAGGTCGCGCTGGTCACCGGAGGGGGTGCCGGCATCGGCCGGGGAATCGCCGTCTCCCTGGCCGAGGCCGGTGCCGACATCGTTCTCGCCGAGATCGACCCGGCCCGGGCGGAGCAGACCGCGGACCTGGTGCGCAAGACCGGCCGGGAGGTGCTGGCCGTCACTACCGACGTGATGGACACCGATCAGATCCGCGACGCCGTAGCGGCGGCGGCCGAGCAGTTCGGCCGGTTGGACATCCTGGTCAACAACGCCGGCGGGGTGAGCGGCCGGCGCTTCACCGTCCAGTCCGAGCGCAGCTGGCGCCGGCACATCGACATCAACCTGATGAGCGTTCTGGCCGCGACCTCGGCGGCGGTGCCGCTGATGATCCGTGGCGGCCGGGGCGGATCCATTGTCAACGTGAGCAGCATCGAGGCCACACGCGCGGCGCCGATGTTCGCCGTGTACGCCGCCTGCAAGGCCGCGGTGAACAGTTTCACGCGCACGATGGCCGTCGAACTCGCCGAACACCACATCCGCGTGAACGCGATCGATCCGGACATGACGATCACCCCCGGCAACCACGGGCAGCTCACCGGGCCGGTCGACGAGTCGACGTTCCTCGTCCGCGAATCGGCCGATCAGGATGCTCTGGAACGGTACATCCCACTCGGGCGGGAGGGCACGACCGACGAGTGCGGCGCGGCCGTCGCGTTCCTGTGCTCGCCGTTGGCGTCCTATCTCACCGGAGCGATCGTGCCGGTCGACGGCGGTACGTGGGCCTCCAGCGGATGGGTCCGGAACGCGGAACGCGGCGGCTGGGCACTCGGCGCCTTTCCGGTCACCCGAGAGGAGGGCTGA
- a CDS encoding amidohydrolase family protein: MEKIWANSGDSHFLEPEDLWRENLPPRLAELVPRAEKDPDGQWETVHIDGMSFRRKLPTMKAQEFMESSQRAPGARDVDLRMQDLDQEGIWNELVFPSLGMWSSSFRTPEVLREALKVSNDWAYEAIDKKQPRLISTAQVSTLDVGDAVAELERCAELGYRAVFMPTQPHPLQKDWNDDAWEPFWAAAEAANIVLAFHIGTDPIDLSKGGAAGILYRGPGGAVLNYTETTFGGQRAVMKMVASGALDRHENLKVLVSEGGATWVPFIADRMIEGYRQHAIAVRPKLKRDIKEIIYTQVYASFQHDESAVAVAEHLGYKNVMWGSDYPHMEGTYGHTQETLHGLFDRVDPEIRHRITIGAFNELFPGLPPVPTAAAA; this comes from the coding sequence ATGGAGAAGATCTGGGCCAACTCGGGTGACTCACACTTCCTCGAGCCCGAAGACCTGTGGCGTGAGAATCTGCCGCCCCGTCTGGCCGAACTGGTGCCGAGGGCGGAGAAGGACCCCGACGGCCAGTGGGAGACCGTACACATCGACGGCATGAGCTTCCGCCGCAAGCTGCCGACGATGAAGGCCCAGGAGTTCATGGAATCCTCCCAGCGTGCTCCTGGCGCCCGCGACGTCGACCTCCGGATGCAGGACCTCGACCAAGAGGGGATCTGGAACGAACTCGTCTTCCCGTCCCTGGGCATGTGGAGTTCTTCCTTCCGCACCCCGGAGGTGCTGCGGGAAGCCCTGAAGGTCAGCAACGACTGGGCCTACGAGGCGATCGACAAGAAGCAGCCGCGGTTAATCTCGACCGCCCAGGTCTCGACGCTCGACGTGGGCGACGCCGTCGCCGAACTCGAGCGCTGCGCGGAACTCGGCTACCGCGCGGTCTTCATGCCGACGCAGCCGCACCCGCTGCAGAAGGACTGGAACGACGATGCCTGGGAGCCGTTCTGGGCGGCTGCGGAAGCGGCGAACATCGTGCTCGCGTTCCACATCGGCACCGACCCGATCGATCTCAGCAAGGGCGGCGCGGCCGGCATTCTTTACCGTGGCCCCGGTGGGGCGGTCCTCAACTACACCGAGACCACATTCGGCGGCCAGCGGGCGGTCATGAAGATGGTCGCCTCCGGCGCGCTCGACCGGCACGAGAACCTCAAGGTGCTGGTATCCGAGGGCGGCGCGACCTGGGTCCCGTTCATCGCCGACCGCATGATCGAGGGGTACCGGCAGCACGCCATCGCCGTGCGACCGAAGCTGAAGCGCGACATCAAGGAGATCATCTACACCCAGGTCTACGCGTCGTTCCAGCACGACGAGTCGGCCGTGGCCGTCGCGGAGCACCTGGGGTACAAGAACGTCATGTGGGGTAGCGACTACCCCCACATGGAGGGCACCTACGGGCACACCCAGGAGACGCTGCACGGCCTCTTCGACCGGGTGGACCCGGAGATCCGGCACCGGATCACGATCGGCGCCTTCAACGAGCTGTTCCCCGGCCTGCCGCCGGTGCCCACCGCGGCCGCGGCCTGA
- a CDS encoding PaaI family thioesterase, protein MSTDENAAEELLRGPEGLGRRDMPTSWTRRPGIEPTPDFLAMIDALRALQDDVTAAVPPPDVLVDTTKTLSELSERLRAYAAPERDQLTGRLITVPGRGQTMSPVLHLDEWSEHHARGHVTFGRFYLGGNGAVHGGAIPLLFDEILGRLANTGGRRPSRTAFLHVNYRSITPIGVELQIEGRFEREEGRKRFLTAELRHGDTLCADAEGLFVQLKPGQP, encoded by the coding sequence GTGAGCACCGACGAGAACGCCGCGGAAGAGCTCCTGCGCGGCCCGGAGGGGCTGGGCCGGCGCGACATGCCCACCTCGTGGACGCGGCGGCCGGGGATCGAACCAACGCCTGACTTCCTCGCGATGATCGATGCCCTGCGCGCCTTGCAGGACGACGTCACCGCTGCCGTCCCGCCGCCGGACGTGCTGGTCGACACCACCAAGACGCTGAGCGAGCTCTCCGAACGGCTCCGCGCCTACGCGGCGCCCGAGCGCGACCAGCTCACCGGCCGCCTGATCACCGTGCCGGGACGTGGGCAGACGATGTCGCCGGTCCTGCACCTCGACGAGTGGAGCGAGCACCACGCGCGGGGCCACGTGACCTTCGGCCGCTTCTATCTCGGTGGCAACGGCGCCGTCCACGGGGGTGCGATTCCCCTGCTCTTCGACGAAATCCTCGGTCGCCTCGCCAACACCGGCGGACGCCGACCGTCACGCACGGCCTTCCTCCACGTCAATTACCGCAGCATTACGCCGATAGGCGTGGAATTGCAGATCGAGGGCCGGTTCGAGCGGGAAGAGGGGCGCAAGCGCTTCCTCACCGCCGAGCTACGGCACGGCGACACGCTGTGCGCGGACGCCGAAGGGCTGTTCGTTCAGCTCAAGCCCGGCCAACCGTGA
- a CDS encoding Gfo/Idh/MocA family protein: MRVGMIGAGMFGDSSIARFHDAGAEVVSVCDVVPDRARASAEKYGIAHFSDKVSELLARDDIDLVHVAVPPNHLYEVVSATIAAGKNVLSEKPLTTSAQDARKLFEEATAAGVVHAVDHEMRYDPLHCHVRNLVREGFIGRPRVFSVRDFQRYARDQRYPTYYATWTAFREAGGGVGQQHLSHTLDLAQSIVGWLKPETAVGHSVTYMHQRPVLDPSVTPVALFGLGDQAPTTGLADVNGDDVATVSGLTSTGVVLHVVSGWTVHHPTGLTWELYGDEGTLTLNSAGELYGARHDQEVQRIVAPPELALPHGPSLLEQSGLGVLEGQCVGFMFEALAQNLARTTSGASTEHVYCTFDEALVTRTVLDSLAQSVITGE; the protein is encoded by the coding sequence ATGCGAGTTGGCATGATCGGCGCCGGAATGTTCGGCGACTCGTCCATCGCCCGTTTCCACGACGCCGGCGCCGAGGTCGTGAGCGTGTGCGACGTCGTTCCCGATCGAGCGCGGGCGTCCGCCGAGAAGTACGGCATCGCGCACTTCTCCGACAAGGTGAGTGAGCTCCTCGCGCGAGACGACATCGACCTGGTGCACGTCGCCGTTCCGCCGAACCACCTGTACGAGGTCGTGTCCGCGACGATTGCGGCGGGAAAGAACGTCCTCTCTGAGAAGCCACTGACGACCAGCGCTCAGGACGCGCGCAAGCTCTTCGAGGAAGCGACTGCCGCGGGCGTCGTCCACGCGGTCGACCACGAGATGCGCTACGACCCGCTGCACTGCCACGTCCGCAACCTCGTTCGCGAGGGCTTCATCGGGCGTCCACGGGTCTTCAGCGTCCGCGACTTCCAGCGGTACGCGCGGGATCAGCGTTACCCGACCTACTACGCCACCTGGACGGCCTTCCGGGAGGCCGGCGGCGGTGTCGGGCAGCAGCATCTCTCGCACACGCTCGACCTCGCGCAGAGCATCGTCGGATGGCTGAAGCCGGAAACGGCCGTGGGGCACTCGGTGACCTACATGCACCAGCGGCCGGTGCTCGATCCCTCGGTCACCCCGGTCGCGCTGTTCGGACTCGGCGATCAGGCCCCGACGACGGGCCTCGCCGACGTGAACGGCGACGATGTAGCGACGGTCAGCGGCCTCACGTCGACCGGCGTCGTCCTTCACGTGGTCTCCGGCTGGACGGTGCACCACCCCACCGGGCTGACCTGGGAGCTCTACGGCGACGAGGGGACCCTCACCCTCAACTCGGCCGGCGAGCTCTACGGCGCCAGGCACGATCAGGAGGTCCAGCGGATCGTCGCCCCGCCGGAACTGGCGCTCCCCCACGGTCCTTCGCTGCTCGAACAGTCCGGCCTGGGCGTGCTCGAGGGCCAGTGCGTGGGATTCATGTTCGAGGCACTGGCGCAGAACCTCGCCCGGACAACTTCTGGCGCGTCCACCGAGCACGTCTACTGCACGTTCGACGAGGCCCTGGTGACCCGGACCGTTCTCGACAGTCTGGCGCAGTCCGTCATCACCGGCGAGTAG
- a CDS encoding APC family permease, whose product MVTQGPLSFIWVAMPAIYQYSGTVATPLVVGIAGLALIAYSIGYAGMAQRIKHPGGVYAFVAQGLSPAAGLASAALALTVYVLFGAATTVALAGSMSGLLDSVFGLDLPVEAAVVLGTAMIFATACLRLRVFLWTIVCAGAIEALTILVLDFSALGNPADGKVSFESLDPAWLLSGSFALALSLCLTSTLGIETAANYADDVRQPRRTIPRAVMIAYTTTTIMLTFSGWAVSVAAGSENTVALASGGLQSLTESGGGQAFILAVLSAVVGADQIALTVKLITAALVLSSLVAAVLIAGAVVRILAGLAQDGVLPPTFGVGADGRPRKSMALAVSVVTGLIALVAAAPDTPTGTVFIGITSGVGVTCLIAISSLATIAWFLRSSDEDSGFLGWEGRVVAAGFALVTMGFVAVFATYRLPGLMPVGDFYGWALPLVLGGSFACGLIVAAVLKSRDPRAIAQVGRSSDPEESPLG is encoded by the coding sequence GTGGTGACGCAAGGCCCGCTCAGCTTCATCTGGGTCGCGATGCCGGCCATCTACCAATACAGCGGTACGGTCGCGACCCCACTCGTCGTCGGAATCGCGGGGCTGGCGCTCATCGCCTACTCGATCGGCTACGCCGGAATGGCGCAGCGGATCAAGCATCCGGGTGGTGTCTACGCGTTCGTCGCCCAGGGGCTGAGCCCGGCGGCCGGCCTGGCCTCCGCAGCCCTCGCCCTCACCGTCTACGTGCTCTTCGGTGCGGCCACCACGGTTGCCCTGGCAGGGAGCATGTCCGGCCTGTTGGACAGCGTCTTCGGCCTCGACCTCCCGGTCGAGGCCGCCGTCGTTCTCGGCACGGCGATGATCTTCGCGACGGCGTGCCTTCGTCTGCGCGTGTTCCTGTGGACGATCGTGTGCGCCGGCGCCATCGAAGCGCTCACGATTCTCGTGCTGGACTTCTCGGCGCTCGGCAATCCGGCCGACGGAAAGGTCTCCTTCGAATCCCTGGACCCCGCCTGGCTGCTGTCCGGCTCGTTCGCGCTCGCCCTGAGCCTCTGCCTGACCTCGACGCTCGGCATCGAGACCGCCGCCAACTACGCGGACGATGTCCGCCAACCCCGGCGGACGATCCCCCGCGCCGTCATGATCGCCTACACGACGACCACGATCATGCTCACGTTCAGCGGCTGGGCCGTGAGCGTCGCGGCCGGCTCGGAGAACACCGTGGCCCTCGCGTCGGGGGGTCTGCAGTCGTTGACCGAGAGCGGCGGCGGCCAGGCCTTCATCCTCGCCGTGCTCTCCGCCGTGGTCGGCGCCGACCAGATCGCGCTGACGGTGAAGCTGATCACCGCAGCGCTCGTCCTCAGCTCGCTGGTCGCCGCCGTCCTGATCGCGGGCGCGGTGGTCCGGATCCTGGCCGGGCTGGCTCAGGACGGCGTGCTGCCGCCGACCTTCGGCGTCGGTGCGGACGGGCGGCCCCGGAAGAGCATGGCCCTCGCGGTCAGCGTCGTGACCGGGCTCATCGCGCTCGTCGCCGCAGCCCCGGACACACCGACCGGCACGGTCTTCATCGGAATCACGTCCGGTGTCGGCGTCACCTGCCTCATCGCGATCAGCTCGCTGGCGACGATCGCCTGGTTCCTTCGGAGCTCGGACGAGGATTCGGGCTTCCTGGGCTGGGAGGGTCGCGTGGTCGCGGCCGGCTTCGCCCTGGTCACGATGGGATTCGTCGCGGTGTTCGCCACGTATCGGCTCCCCGGCCTGATGCCGGTGGGAGACTTCTACGGATGGGCACTCCCGCTCGTCCTTGGCGGCTCGTTCGCTTGCGGCCTCATCGTCGCAGCAGTGCTGAAGTCCCGCGACCCCCGTGCGATCGCCCAGGTCGGACGTAGCAGCGACCCCGAGGAATCCCCCCTCGGCTGA